One window from the genome of candidate division WOR-3 bacterium encodes:
- the lipA gene encoding lipoyl synthase: MKPAWLKIKLPASANYELVKKKLNSAKLNTICISGQCPNRIHCWQNRHMTFMILGNICTRNCKFCAVPTGRPNGYIDETEPLRISEIVEMLNLSYVVITSVTRDDLSDGGADEFAKTIRLIKKTDKNIKVEVLVPDFSGSTSAISKVIDAGCDVLAHNLETVERLTPVVRDPKASYQLSLQVLKTAREIKPGLVTKSGFMLGLGETDQEVKATINDLLAVKVNILTIGQYLQPDKRCLPVQEYISPQRFLEYKNYALEKGLTKVVAGPLVRSSYME, from the coding sequence ATGAAACCGGCTTGGCTCAAAATCAAACTGCCAGCGAGTGCTAACTACGAGTTGGTTAAGAAGAAATTAAACTCAGCGAAGTTGAATACCATCTGTATTTCGGGCCAGTGTCCGAACCGCATTCATTGTTGGCAAAACCGGCATATGACTTTTATGATTCTTGGTAACATCTGCACCCGAAATTGTAAATTCTGCGCAGTGCCGACGGGCAGGCCTAATGGTTATATTGATGAAACCGAACCCTTAAGAATTTCCGAGATAGTTGAAATGTTAAATCTTTCTTATGTTGTCATTACTTCGGTCACACGCGATGATTTATCAGATGGCGGTGCGGACGAATTTGCAAAAACGATTCGCCTAATAAAAAAGACCGATAAGAATATAAAAGTGGAAGTCCTGGTTCCGGATTTTTCGGGAAGCACATCAGCCATTAGCAAAGTGATTGATGCAGGTTGCGATGTCTTGGCTCATAATTTAGAAACTGTCGAACGATTAACGCCGGTAGTTCGAGACCCGAAAGCCAGTTATCAACTCTCTTTGCAGGTATTAAAGACTGCTCGGGAAATAAAACCCGGCCTTGTAACAAAAAGTGGTTTTATGCTGGGATTAGGTGAAACGGACCAAGAAGTTAAGGCAACAATCAATGATTTATTAGCAGTTAAAGTTAACATTCTAACCATTGGGCAGTATCTGCAACCAGATAAGAGATGTTTACCCGTTCAAGAATATATTAGTCCGCAAAGATTTCTCGAATATAAAAATTACGCTTTAGAAAAGGGATTGACTAAAGTTGTTGCTGGTCCTTTAGTGCGAAGTTCTTATATGGAGTAG